ATCAGAAATGAATCAAAACTATAAATTAAATCATTACTATGAAATTCACGTAAACCATCTACTTTCGACACGACTTGATAGTGACATATCGAAGGAATTTTTTGAGCGAGTAATTTTTCATGGAACAGCGTACAACTCATTGAAAACAATAGTTGATTCTTTTTATGAAAACACTCAATCCGCTTTTACTTTGACAGGTGGATATGGAACGGGTAAATCTACTTTAGCAGCGATTTTATCAGGGCTTTTACATCCAAATGATGAAATTAGAGTGGCTGCTAGAGCCCTAGTACAAGATTCTGATTTACTTAAGCAAATTGATAAAAATTTCAAGTTATCTAGTGATAAACCTTGGTTGATTATTAAAGCAGTCGGAGGGGTAACTTCACCTGTTGAGCTATTTTATAAATCCATCCTAAAAGCACTTCAAGATGCTAATCTTATGGATGTGTTTGAAAGTGACTTATTTTTTCTGCCAGATCAGATAGATAGCGATCATCAATTAATTGAATGGATTGATGAAGTATTTAGAGCATTAGATGGAAGAATTTCGGGTAGTTTACTTATCTTAGATGAGATGGGTAAGCTTTTAGACCATATTGCTAGAAATAATGGTGATCTACATTTATTCCAGGATTTATCTGAGAGAATCAATAGACTTTCTACTAAGCAGTGTCCTTTTATCTTTTTAGGGATTTTGCATCAGGCGTTTGCTGACTATGCAAGAGGAATGAGTCATCATATCGCTTTAGAATGGACTAAAATTCAAGGTCGTTATGTTGATATCTCATATCGAATTTCATTGGATGAATCGGTCGCACTTGTTTCTAAAACAATAAAAGCAAGAGAAACTCAAATTCCAGAAGCTATTACTGCTGTAAATAATGCCTTAGTAACTAAAGTTGTAGGTTCTATTAAATCTCGATTGACAGAGAATAGTCCAAAACTGAATGTATATCTGCAAGAGGCATTGCCACTACATCCATTAACTACGGTACTTCTGGGGATTATTTCTAAAAGTAGCTTTAGTCAAAATGAACGTAGTATTTTTAGTTTTCTTTTGTCAGTTGAACCTTTTAGTTTTAGAAAGTTTCTAGAGTCAGAAGTTAATCTAAACTCAACTTACACGATTGTTGATTTATGGGATTACTTAAGTCAAAACTTGCAACACCAAATCCTAAGTTCTAAAGAAGGGCATTTATGGGCAATCGTTGAAGAAACTCTAACTTTACTTAGTAAAAATCTAAGTAAAAAAGAGGGTTTAACTCCGGAAAGTGAAGAGTTATATCCTAACGTTATTAAAGCAATTGCAATGCTTAATATGTTTGGTAAGTCTTTAGGTATTTATCCGTCAGTAGATTTAATTGCTCACGCATTACCATCTTCATCAAAAAACCTAGAAATTCTCCCTATATGTTTAAAGAATCTAGAAGATTGGGGAGTGATTACTTATTGGAATCGTACAAAGTCTTATGAAGTTGTTGAGACATCTGAACTCAATATTCAGCAATTGTTACAAGAGAAGTTAGAGGCATTAAGTAACCAACAAAATTATTTTGAGCACATCAACTATAAGGGCAATTCAGTACTTGCAAAACGCCACTACCATGAAAGGGGTGTAATGCGTTGGATGGATCAGCATCTAGTAAATGATCTTCCTGGACTAGAACGTCTCATAAGTAAATCTGAATTTATTAAGTCAAAAGCTTTTGCGCACTTTGTTTTAATAACAGATCAAGCTCTTAATTCAACGAAACTAATTGAATTATCAAAGGAACATTCTCGTATTGTTATTGCTAAGTTAGATAAAATTAGTGAATTATTAAGCTGGTCCAAAGAAATTTATGCACTAAATGAAATTTTTAGAGAATTGCCAAAACTGATGCTGGACACTGTTGCGAAAAAAGAATATGAGCAACGGTTAAATTATGCATATCAACAGGTCGATGATCTATTTAGTCAGTCATTTGAATCAGTGGAATGGTACTGTAAGGGAAACCTTTTAAAGGGTAAGTCTTTATCCATTATTGTCTCTGATTTGGCTGATGAGCTATATCAATCATGTCCGAAAATCCTAAACGAATTGGTTGTTCGACATGATGTTTCTAGCTCTGCAGCTGCTGGTCGTAAAAAACTATTAGAAAATATGTTGGAGAATTCGAATCAAGAAAATTTAGGTATCGAAAAGTTCCCACCAGAAAAAGCAATTTATTTGTCTTGTATTAAACAATTAGGCTTACATCAGTTTAATGTGGAGAAGATGGAATGGGTATTTGATTTTCCTGTCTTAGATGAATCTAATAGAGATCAAAGTGAAAATTTAGAGCGTGTTTCGAAATTATTTCAACATGGATATAAAATTTTCACAGATACAAAGTCTTTAGTTCCTTTAACAGAGCTTTATAAAGTATGGTCAGATACGCCATTCGGTATTCCTCAAGGTGTATTACCAATATTTGCTTTAACCCTTTTGTTGGCTAAAGAAAAGAGCCTTGCTTTTTATGATAAAGATGTAACTCAAGAATTTAAGTTTATTAGTGAAATTGATGATGAGTACATCAATAAGCTGGTTAAGCGACCTCATGAGATTGCGGTTAAATATATTAAAGAGCCTGCTGAAAAAAATAGGTTTATCAATCTTCTAGCAAATAGCATTAAAGATATTTTTGACAAAAATATAGAGGCTACCCCTTTAGCTGTAGCACGCTTTCTAGTTTCATACACTGTGAAGCAGTCTAGTTGGGCTAAGTTTTCTAAGGATAAAGAATATTTTGACGAGAAGGTACAGTTATTAAGATCATTCCTTGTTAAGGCAGATGATCCTTACAAATTGCTTTTTGAAGACTTGTATGATGTGCTTGAGGTTTCTACAAGATCTGATGATCTAGTTCTTGCAGATCTATCAAATTTACTTGGTAGTTTTATGGGTGCAAAGCCAAATCTACTTAAAAATTTTGAAGGTAGATTACGTAAAGAACTCGGTAATATCACACCCGAAATCATTCAAGAAGCAGATGCAGTGAGCAAGTTTGCAGCTGATTGGAAAATGAAAAAATTTGCGGAACATCTATCTAGAAGCTCAAAAGAGTCCACTCAATGGTTGTCAAATTTAATTACATTGCTGGGTCAGATACCAGAAAAAGATTGGACAGATGATAGTCTGAAAAAAGCTTTTGAAGCTCTGCCTGGTTATGTCCAAAGATTTAAGCAACTAAGCTTTTTTGCTAGAAATGCTGAGAAATCAGAACAAATTTCATCTAATAAGCGATCCTTAGCAGTAATTATTAACACGGATCAAGGTCTTGAAGAATATAACCGAGACGTCATTGTAGATTCGACTATTGAGGATGATTTAAAAAAATTGCAAAAAGAGCTACTTAAAAAGGTGAATACTTTTGACCTAAGTGACGATGCTAAAGCAATGGTATTATATGGGTTGCTTAAAGATTATTTACATCCGATTGGTGAGGACAAAGCATGACCCTTGAAAAACCAGTAAAACATGTCCTAGGGCTTTCTGGTGGTAAGGATAGTGCTGCGCTTGCTGTCTACATGCGAGACCACTATCCTGAGTTAGATATTGAGTATTTTTTCACTGATACTGGTAAAGAATTGCCTGAAGTCATGGATTATCTAAACCAATTAGAATCTTACCTAGGTAAACCAATTTTGCGCTTAGGTTCAGATAAAGATTTCGATTACTGGTTGAAGGAATATAATCATTTTCTTCCGTCTGGCCATCAACGCTGGTGTACTGTACAGATGAAACTAGTACCATTCGAGAAATGGGTTAAACCCTTTCTTGATGAAGGGTATGAAATCATCAGTTACGTTGGAATTCGTGCAGATGAGCCTTGGCGTGAAGGTTATGTACCAACTCAAAAATTTTTAACGACCAAAATGCCATTTGCTCAAGATGGTCTAGTCAAAGAGGATATTATTAATATTCTAGAAGGGACTGGATTAGGCCTTCCTAAATATTATGAATGGCGCTCTAGGAGTGGATGTACTTTCTGTTTTTATCAAAGAAAGATTGAGTGGGTACGTTTGATGGAACGACATCCTACTAAATTTGAAGAAGCGAAAGCTTATGAAAAGCAACTTAATGATGAGAAGTCTACTAATGGTGAAACATATTACTGGATGGGTAAGAATACTCCTCTAAGTACCTTAGAGGATCCAGTACGTGTAGCCCAAATAAAATCTGATCATGAGAAAAAACTCGAACGATTTAAGAAAAAGCGCCGTCGTAATGCTCTATATGATGATCAGTTGATTGAGATGATTGATTTAGATGCTCTGTATGATGACATAGAGGGTGGTGGTGCTTGTGTGACGTGTTATAAATAAAAAATAACTCGCTTTTAGGCGAGTTATTCTTTTAAAGTTGGTGGTAATCCTCTAAAAGTAGAATTTTTCTTAATATCCAAAAAGGAGGTTATGAATGAGAATATCTAAATTTATTAACATTCAGATCATGGCCATTTTCTAAGAATGTTCTTCAATGGTATCTAATAGATTAAATAGAGGTTTTCCTTCTTCTATATCATTAAGAATTTGTAAAACATGCGGTATTCCTGCATTTGCTAAAGCAGAAACATAATTAAACATTTCACGGGCTTCATCTAATTTTTCAATATCCTGGTTATCGGCTAAATATACCATTTGCATATGTTTGACATGATAATCTTCTAATATACTTGCAGCTGTAATATTGCTTACATCATTTGTACTAAAGTGTTGTGGTTTAATGTTTGTTTTTACAGCATAAATAAAGGCAAAATACCAAAGGTCTACTTGTCGATTAAAAGGAGTAAATTCTCCTTGAGCTCTAGGTTCAGATTGTTTACAGAACTTTTTAACTTCTTCAGCATATTGTTTAGGTATAGCAATTTGGTAGTTACTAAAAGGATTGTAAATTGACATTTTAGATAGCCTCTTGGTAATCAATGCGTTGACATATATCACAAGACTGCTTGTGATTACATTCACATCTTAAAATTCTTGTGTCTGAAATTTCAGGTTTATTAGCTAGCATTAAAGGATAGTGGTAAGCGTCCGCTGAATCCCATGCCTATTTTTTAATTTTGGTCGGATTTCCAGCGGTGTGGCAGTAATTCTGATGTGGTTCTAGGATTTTAGACCACGCCTATAAGTGATAATCTACTCCCCAATAAGCATGGGAAATGCTTGTTTTTGGAGTCAACCATGACACGAAGAAAACGTCGTAATCATTCAGCAGAGTTTAAAGTTAAAGTTGCTCTCGCAGCAATTAAAGGCGACCACACACTCGCTGAACTTTCTACTCAATTCGATTTACATCAAAACCAAATCATCGATTGGAAAAATCAACTGCTTGAGCAATCAGTCAATATTTTTTCACGACCAACAGCACAACAAGAACCAGAGATTGACCTCAAAGCTCTACATGCCAAGATAGGACATCAGGCATTGCAAATTGATTTTTTAGAAGGTGCGCTCAGAAAAATAGGGCAGCTGAGCGGCAAAAAATGATCGATAAGACCCATCAACTTTCGGTACGACAACAATCGCAATTGATTCAAATCAATCGCAGTACGTTGTATTACAAGCCCAAAGAGATTTCATCAACTGATTTGAGTTGGATGCGTCTAATCGATGAAATTCATCTCGACTACCCATTTATGGGCAGTCGAATGATACGAGATATGCTACAGCGTCAAGGACATCAAATAGGTCGGCGTAAAGTCCGACGTGAACCGTACCGGGTTTGTCGGAGACCAACTTTCTTGAGAGAATGTCCCAATGACAAAACCAAAATATACCCCTGAAATCAGAGAAAGAGCGGTTCAATTATTGATTGAATCTGAAAAAGATTATCCTTCTACTTGGGCTGCAATCACAGCAATTGCACCTAAGATTGGCTGTACTCCTGAAACACTACGTTCCTGGCATCAGAAGTATTTGAATCAACAGAATCCAATCAAAGTACAGCAGCTTTCAGACCAAGAACGCATTAAACAACTTGAACGCGAAAATAAAGAACTGCAACGAGCCAATGAAATTCTACGCAAAGCAGCCGCTTTTTTCGCCCAGGCGGAGCTCGACCGCCCACACAAATAATGGTGGATTTTATCCATAATAATAAAGAGCTGTACGGAGTCGAGGCGATTTGTAGAATTTTACCTATCGCACCTTCAACCTATTACCGAACTTTAGACCTCGCGGACAATCCAGAACATCGAGCGAAACGAGATTTACATGACTTGCATCATGCTGAACAAATTAAACGAATTTGGAAGGAAAGTTCAGGTCGATATGGTGTACGTAAAGTTTGGCAAAAACTGAAACGTGAAGGCTATATTATTGCGCGCTGTACAGTTGCTCGATTGATGCAAAAGCTAGGTATACAAGGTGTTTGGCGAGGTAAGAATAAACAAACGACCCGTAGCCGGGATGATCAAAAACGAGCAGATGACTTGGTGAAACGCAATTTTAGTGCTGATCAGCCTGACCAGCTGTGGGTCGCTGACTTCACGTATATTCAAACAAATTCAGGCTGGGTCTATACCGCCTTTATTATTGATGTGTTCTCACGAGCAATTGTTGGATGGAAAGTATCAACACGTATGAATACAGACATGGTGCTCGATGCACTGGAGCAAGCATTGCATGATCGAGGCATGCCAAAGAACGTGATTCATCATAGTGACAGAGGCGTGCAATATCTTTCCATTCGTTATACCAATCGTTTAGAAGCAGCAAATTTACGAGCATCAGTCGGTACGACCGGTGATTCATACGATAATGCTTTGGCTGAAACGATGAATGGCTTATACAAAACAGAGGTGATTGAATATTTAAAAGCAGATTGGCAAGGTTTAGCGGATGTACAACTTGCGACACTAAATTGGGTAGATTGGTTCAATAAAGAACGTGTACATAGTGCACTGGGTTATGTATCACCTTTTGATTTTGAAGTAATCTACTATGATAAGATTAACCCGTTAGGTCAGGTGGCCTAACTTAAATAAAAAGTCTCCGACAAACCCGGTACGGTTCACAGTGTCTATAACTGTCTTTAAATCCATAAATAGGTGTCCACTTAAATTTTAGTGGACACTATCGCGGTATTAATGAGTCAGGAAAAGTGGGGCTCAGCGGACGCTTACGGATAGTGAGCCGGGTTAGTTAATGTAAAAATTCTATCCGCATAATTGTCTATTATTTTCTCTACACCATGAATCTCATCATGAGTTAGAAAAAGGATGATTTGACTACCGTCTTTAATCATCTGTTTCAATACAGACTGCTTTACATATCCTGACATCATACCTAAAGGAGTATCAATTACATTTGGAGCTTCAACTTCTGAAACCTTAGTCAGTGCAAGAATAAATGCTAATGTGATTGCCCGTCGAGATGCGCCATTTAGATCTTGGTCTGGATCAATTCTAATGCCATTTATACCGTATACCATGATTTCATAATCTGTACTTAAGGCTGCTTTTGTAATTGAGGAAAAGTCATTTTCATTAGGTGAGGAACCAATCATTTCTAAGAAAATCCTATTCATTTCACTACTAACACGCTGTATTTCTTCATGTTGTAATTTATCTAAAATATTTTTAAAACCATTCTTAAGTGTTTCAGATAATAAAACCCGATTAGTATTTTTATCATTTTTACCTAGTTTCTTTTGAACTTTTTCTCTGTCTTCATTAAGTTCTTTAATTTTTATTTCTGAATTTTCCAGTAATGCTTGTTTACGACTTAATTCATTTGAGGCATCTATAAAATTATTATCGTGTTGTTTGAATATCGAGCGATATAGTTGTAAAGAATCATCATTAATACCATTTATCAGTTCATTTTTTTCGTTAATTTTTGATTGATTGTCAGCAAAAGACTTTAGACAGCAAGTATATTGATGCATCCTATCGTTATAAACACTATTCCAAGTATCACTAGCAATACTAGGGTTGGTACTAACTACTTGGAAATGTAAGCTAGTTGCAAGCTCAGTTTTTCTATCAGAATCTTGGCTATCTTGAATAATCTTTCTAATATGTTGAATATGATTATGGCCGGTAATCCTCCCATAAATAACCGAAGTTAAAAGTAGAGGTTAAGC
The sequence above is drawn from the Acinetobacter lanii genome and encodes:
- a CDS encoding P-loop NTPase family protein, with the translated sequence MNQNYKLNHYYEIHVNHLLSTRLDSDISKEFFERVIFHGTAYNSLKTIVDSFYENTQSAFTLTGGYGTGKSTLAAILSGLLHPNDEIRVAARALVQDSDLLKQIDKNFKLSSDKPWLIIKAVGGVTSPVELFYKSILKALQDANLMDVFESDLFFLPDQIDSDHQLIEWIDEVFRALDGRISGSLLILDEMGKLLDHIARNNGDLHLFQDLSERINRLSTKQCPFIFLGILHQAFADYARGMSHHIALEWTKIQGRYVDISYRISLDESVALVSKTIKARETQIPEAITAVNNALVTKVVGSIKSRLTENSPKLNVYLQEALPLHPLTTVLLGIISKSSFSQNERSIFSFLLSVEPFSFRKFLESEVNLNSTYTIVDLWDYLSQNLQHQILSSKEGHLWAIVEETLTLLSKNLSKKEGLTPESEELYPNVIKAIAMLNMFGKSLGIYPSVDLIAHALPSSSKNLEILPICLKNLEDWGVITYWNRTKSYEVVETSELNIQQLLQEKLEALSNQQNYFEHINYKGNSVLAKRHYHERGVMRWMDQHLVNDLPGLERLISKSEFIKSKAFAHFVLITDQALNSTKLIELSKEHSRIVIAKLDKISELLSWSKEIYALNEIFRELPKLMLDTVAKKEYEQRLNYAYQQVDDLFSQSFESVEWYCKGNLLKGKSLSIIVSDLADELYQSCPKILNELVVRHDVSSSAAAGRKKLLENMLENSNQENLGIEKFPPEKAIYLSCIKQLGLHQFNVEKMEWVFDFPVLDESNRDQSENLERVSKLFQHGYKIFTDTKSLVPLTELYKVWSDTPFGIPQGVLPIFALTLLLAKEKSLAFYDKDVTQEFKFISEIDDEYINKLVKRPHEIAVKYIKEPAEKNRFINLLANSIKDIFDKNIEATPLAVARFLVSYTVKQSSWAKFSKDKEYFDEKVQLLRSFLVKADDPYKLLFEDLYDVLEVSTRSDDLVLADLSNLLGSFMGAKPNLLKNFEGRLRKELGNITPEIIQEADAVSKFAADWKMKKFAEHLSRSSKESTQWLSNLITLLGQIPEKDWTDDSLKKAFEALPGYVQRFKQLSFFARNAEKSEQISSNKRSLAVIINTDQGLEEYNRDVIVDSTIEDDLKKLQKELLKKVNTFDLSDDAKAMVLYGLLKDYLHPIGEDKA
- a CDS encoding phosphoadenosine phosphosulfate reductase family protein, whose product is MTLEKPVKHVLGLSGGKDSAALAVYMRDHYPELDIEYFFTDTGKELPEVMDYLNQLESYLGKPILRLGSDKDFDYWLKEYNHFLPSGHQRWCTVQMKLVPFEKWVKPFLDEGYEIISYVGIRADEPWREGYVPTQKFLTTKMPFAQDGLVKEDIINILEGTGLGLPKYYEWRSRSGCTFCFYQRKIEWVRLMERHPTKFEEAKAYEKQLNDEKSTNGETYYWMGKNTPLSTLEDPVRVAQIKSDHEKKLERFKKKRRRNALYDDQLIEMIDLDALYDDIEGGGACVTCYK
- a CDS encoding IS3 family transposase (programmed frameshift) encodes the protein MTKPKYTPEIRERAVQLLIESEKDYPSTWAAITAIAPKIGCTPETLRSWHQKYLNQQNPIKVQQLSDQERIKQLERENKELQRANEILRKAAGFFRPGGARPPTQIMVDFIHNNKELYGVEAICRILPIAPSTYYRTLDLADNPEHRAKRDLHDLHHAEQIKRIWKESSGRYGVRKVWQKLKREGYIIARCTVARLMQKLGIQGVWRGKNKQTTRSRDDQKRADDLVKRNFSADQPDQLWVADFTYIQTNSGWVYTAFIIDVFSRAIVGWKVSTRMNTDMVLDALEQALHDRGMPKNVIHHSDRGVQYLSIRYTNRLEAANLRASVGTTGDSYDNALAETMNGLYKTEVIEYLKADWQGLADVQLATLNWVDWFNKERVHSALGYVSPFDFEVIYYDKINPLGQVA